In Panacibacter ginsenosidivorans, the following proteins share a genomic window:
- a CDS encoding alpha/beta hydrolase codes for MSIQIMSMKTGSIYTILIAIISLALFNSCSKSNSYNNIVTPPNTSGDVITNLSYGSNIDWKGQTEDLKLDVYLPPNRVAGAKYPLILWVHGGGFLVGDKESAKTFSSDMAARGFVTAPIDYRLGWTKSETNTCDGDSVQAKEAFYRAQQDARAALRYLVANADKYSIDTNWIFIGGASAGGVTSLNLPYFTQEVADSYLGTALTSKLGPLNADNSLTNSFTIKGIMSMWGAVGDLGIITRQNAVPTIFFHGTADAVVPFDIDHFYLCDSYPLAYGTKPVYDLLTSFGTPAVAHVEPGGGHGVFTDDFRADNSACFLNSLMADGKEPERGYYIGDNASSCR; via the coding sequence ATGTCAATACAAATTATGAGTATGAAGACGGGCAGCATATATACGATCCTGATTGCAATTATTTCACTAGCGTTATTTAATTCCTGTTCGAAGAGTAACAGTTATAATAATATTGTAACTCCACCCAATACTTCAGGTGATGTTATTACCAATCTTTCATATGGATCTAATATAGACTGGAAAGGCCAGACCGAAGATTTAAAACTTGATGTTTACTTACCGCCAAACCGTGTTGCAGGAGCAAAGTATCCTTTGATATTATGGGTGCATGGGGGTGGCTTCTTAGTAGGCGATAAAGAATCTGCCAAAACATTTTCATCAGATATGGCAGCAAGAGGTTTTGTAACAGCCCCTATTGACTATAGGCTAGGCTGGACAAAAAGCGAAACCAATACATGCGATGGCGATTCAGTGCAAGCTAAGGAAGCGTTTTATCGTGCACAGCAAGATGCAAGGGCAGCTCTTCGCTATCTCGTTGCTAATGCCGATAAATATTCAATTGACACAAACTGGATCTTTATTGGTGGCGCAAGTGCTGGTGGCGTAACCTCTTTAAACCTCCCTTATTTTACACAAGAAGTTGCAGACTCTTATTTGGGTACTGCACTAACTTCTAAATTAGGGCCGCTTAATGCAGACAACTCACTCACAAATTCATTTACTATAAAAGGGATAATGTCAATGTGGGGTGCAGTTGGTGATCTTGGTATTATTACAAGACAAAATGCGGTTCCCACCATTTTCTTTCATGGAACAGCCGATGCAGTGGTACCATTTGATATTGATCATTTCTATCTGTGCGATAGTTATCCATTGGCTTATGGCACCAAACCGGTTTACGATTTACTAACCAGTTTTGGAACACCCGCAGTTGCGCACGTAGAACCTGGTGGTGGCCATGGGGTATTTACTGATGATTTTCGTGCAGATAACAGTGCCTGCTTTCTTAACAGCCTGATGGCCGATGGCAAAGAACCGGAAAGAGGTTATTATATAGGCGATAATGCGTCAAGCTGTCGTTAA
- the rlmN gene encoding 23S rRNA (adenine(2503)-C(2))-methyltransferase RlmN has product MKEVQNIRHLSLGELENYFEEMGEKKFRTKQVYEWLWQKHAHSFADMTNLSKELRTKLGEQFSLPALKIDATQYSADGTVKSRFKTYDGHLVEGVLIPTDERKTACVSSQIGCSLSCKFCATGYMDRKRNLSFDEIYDQVVLINQQSERVYDKKLSNIVFMGMGEPLLNYNNVMKAIERISAEDGLFMSPKRITVSTAGVAKQIKKLGDDNVRFKLALSLHAANDTKRNEIMPINETNNIKALIDALNYFYKQTKNEITFEYILFQNFNDSQKDAEELIKIYRQVPADLINIIEYNPIDAFRFSKPDEDTIQNFMNYLEANRVNARLRRSRGKDIDAACGQLANKDRD; this is encoded by the coding sequence ATGAAAGAAGTGCAGAACATAAGGCATTTAAGCCTTGGTGAATTGGAGAATTATTTTGAAGAAATGGGCGAAAAAAAATTTCGTACCAAACAGGTGTATGAATGGCTGTGGCAAAAACATGCACATAGTTTTGCTGACATGACCAATCTTAGCAAAGAGCTGCGTACAAAACTTGGTGAACAATTTTCTTTACCTGCATTAAAAATAGATGCGACACAATACAGTGCAGACGGCACTGTAAAGAGCCGCTTTAAAACATATGATGGCCACCTTGTAGAAGGTGTTTTAATACCAACAGACGAAAGAAAAACGGCTTGTGTTTCTTCTCAGATCGGGTGCAGCTTAAGTTGCAAGTTTTGTGCTACCGGTTATATGGATCGCAAAAGAAATTTATCGTTCGATGAAATATATGATCAGGTTGTTTTAATAAATCAGCAGAGCGAAAGAGTATACGATAAAAAATTATCCAACATTGTTTTCATGGGAATGGGTGAACCATTGCTTAATTACAATAATGTAATGAAGGCCATTGAACGTATTTCTGCGGAAGATGGTTTATTTATGAGCCCAAAACGCATCACTGTGTCTACGGCGGGTGTTGCAAAACAAATAAAAAAACTGGGCGATGATAATGTGCGTTTTAAACTCGCTTTATCATTGCACGCTGCTAATGATACGAAGCGTAACGAAATAATGCCGATCAATGAGACTAATAACATCAAAGCATTAATTGATGCGCTGAACTATTTTTACAAGCAGACCAAGAATGAAATAACTTTTGAATATATTCTTTTCCAGAATTTCAACGACAGTCAGAAAGATGCGGAGGAACTTATTAAAATCTACAGGCAGGTTCCTGCAGATCTCATCAACATTATTGAATACAATCCTATTGATGCATTCAGGTTCTCAAAACCGGATGAGGATACTATACAGAACTTTATGAATTACCTGGAAGCAAACCGTGTAAATGCAAGGCTAAGAAGAAGCCGCGGTAAAGATATTGATGCTGCATGCGGGCAGCTTGCAAATAAAGACAGGGATTAG
- a CDS encoding pseudouridine synthase, whose translation MAKNAFEKFINQAPKGAKKKEALRQEKRKIKQELKKKGEEERRLNAEKYRLVTNRDVRNKVQNSGEKDFGKKNIELNKSKKIEETKPSSFNEKRQTANAKPAPRYKQGKPVKQTYQQITQKQQTEKESSEEQMPLNKFIAHAGVCGRREAAQFVKEGKVQVNGAIVFEPGYKVSKNDAILFKGKALFLQKNLVYILVNKPKDYITTAKDPEGRKTILDLLKGATQERIYPVGRLDRNTTGVLLMTNDGELAQKLTHPSYEIKKIYEVRLDKPVAKKDMEAILAGITLEDGFINADAISYADSKDKSVVGIEIHSGRNRIVRRVFEHLGYDVKNLDRVMFANLTKKNVDRGKWRFLNDKEVRLLKYMNQSFVRAKKEK comes from the coding sequence ATGGCAAAAAACGCATTTGAAAAGTTTATTAACCAGGCACCAAAAGGCGCTAAGAAAAAAGAAGCTCTGCGCCAGGAAAAAAGAAAGATCAAACAGGAATTAAAAAAGAAAGGTGAAGAAGAAAGAAGATTAAATGCAGAAAAATATCGACTGGTAACAAATAGAGACGTAAGAAACAAAGTACAAAATTCAGGTGAAAAAGATTTTGGAAAAAAGAATATCGAATTAAACAAGTCGAAAAAAATTGAAGAAACAAAACCATCTTCATTTAATGAAAAACGACAAACAGCAAACGCTAAACCAGCTCCACGTTACAAACAAGGCAAGCCTGTAAAACAAACTTACCAGCAGATAACGCAAAAACAGCAAACCGAAAAAGAAAGCAGCGAAGAACAGATGCCACTGAATAAATTCATTGCTCATGCGGGTGTCTGCGGTCGCCGCGAAGCTGCGCAATTTGTGAAAGAAGGCAAAGTGCAAGTGAATGGTGCTATTGTTTTTGAACCTGGCTATAAAGTATCAAAGAACGATGCAATATTGTTTAAAGGCAAAGCTTTGTTCCTACAGAAAAATCTGGTGTACATTCTTGTAAATAAACCCAAAGATTATATAACCACTGCAAAAGATCCCGAAGGCAGAAAAACAATTCTCGATCTTTTAAAAGGCGCTACGCAGGAACGTATTTATCCTGTGGGCCGTTTGGATAGAAATACTACCGGCGTTTTACTCATGACCAATGATGGTGAGCTTGCACAAAAACTTACACACCCTTCTTACGAAATAAAAAAGATATACGAAGTAAGGCTTGATAAGCCTGTCGCAAAAAAAGATATGGAAGCCATACTTGCAGGCATTACACTTGAAGATGGTTTTATAAATGCAGATGCAATTTCTTATGCAGACTCCAAAGATAAAAGCGTTGTAGGCATTGAGATACACAGCGGCCGCAACCGCATTGTCCGCCGCGTATTCGAACATCTTGGTTACGATGTAAAAAATCTTGACCGCGTTATGTTCGCTAATCTTACCAAGAAAAATGTTGATCGTGGCAAGTGGCGTTTTCTCAATGACAAAGAAGTACGTTTATTGAAATACATGAACCAATCTTTTGTAAGAGCTAAAAAAGAAAAGTGA
- a CDS encoding RluA family pseudouridine synthase yields the protein MSKHNKPIIIFENEYFVAINKPGGLLSVPDRMQSEPSLKDMLLAQYGNIYTVHRLDKGTSGVIVFAKDEVTHKQLSQLFESREVEKYYVGLVHGQMMNESGSVDAPMMEHPGKNGKMVTNQKGKPALTDYEVLESFKLFSWLKFRIHTGRTHQIRVHMQHIGHSIVCDELYGSADPILLSALKRKFHLSTKDESERPLLSRLALHSSLLKFTLNGNHYEFEAELPKDLKAVLQQLRKIQK from the coding sequence ATGAGCAAGCATAACAAACCAATAATAATTTTCGAGAACGAATATTTTGTAGCCATTAATAAACCAGGCGGTTTATTAAGTGTTCCTGATCGAATGCAGTCTGAACCTTCTTTAAAAGACATGCTCTTAGCACAATATGGCAACATTTATACAGTGCATCGCTTGGACAAAGGCACCAGCGGTGTTATTGTTTTTGCAAAAGATGAAGTTACTCACAAACAACTTTCCCAATTATTTGAAAGCCGTGAAGTAGAAAAATATTATGTAGGTCTTGTGCATGGCCAAATGATGAATGAAAGCGGCAGTGTTGATGCACCAATGATGGAGCATCCCGGCAAGAATGGCAAAATGGTTACTAATCAAAAAGGAAAGCCTGCCCTTACAGATTACGAGGTGCTGGAAAGTTTTAAACTATTTTCCTGGTTAAAGTTTCGCATACATACGGGTCGTACACACCAGATCCGTGTACACATGCAGCACATAGGTCACAGCATTGTATGTGACGAATTATATGGAAGCGCTGATCCTATTTTACTCTCTGCACTAAAACGAAAATTTCATTTATCGACAAAAGACGAAAGCGAAAGACCATTGCTTTCACGTTTAGCGCTCCACTCCTCTTTGCTCAAGTTTACTTTGAATGGGAATCATTATGAATTTGAAGCTGAACTCCCCAAAGATCTGAAAGCGGTTTTACAGCAATTAAGAAAAATTCAAAAGTAA